The nucleotide sequence ATAACTTCTTTCTTTTCGAGGCGATTGACGTCCAACTTCGCGTTCAACTTAGCGGTTTCCTCTGTATAGACAGACCCCAGCTTGAAGGTAAGGCTTTGGCTTGCGTCGATTGGTTGGAAGTAGTGGAAGTCTCTTGTTCCATTTTCAGTAGAGCGGCTGTGATCCCATTTCAAATACGGGATGACATTGTTTTGTTTGTTGGCTTCACGGATGACAGCCTTGGAATCCCAAGCGGCGACGACTGTGCCCTTTTCATTGACTAACACGTAGCTGTATTCTTTTCGCTGGTTATCCGTAGTCGAGCGATCTATGACCATTTCCACCCCACTCGGTGCAAACGTCATCTGTTTTACGTCCAGCTTGAGTCCTTGCGGAGTCGTGTATGTTTTGTTGATTTCATGTGTCTTCGTCGCGGCCTTTGCCTTTTTCATGTCAACAGGTACGGACAACTTCCAGTTACCTTTGATGTCGTCCAATTGTTTAAGGTTGAACTCTACAATCAGCTCGTCCGGAATTTCACTGATATCATCAAAGTAGCCGCGCAGATCACGATCCAAGGACATGTAACCAGTATCTACATTCATAACATTGTGCCAATCTTCATTTGGTTTGCGAGTGTCTTCATTTGCAGACGATTCAACGGGTTTCAGTACGTTCCCTTGTTTGTCTTTGATTGTAATGACTTGCTCCTTGTTATCTCTTCTGATCATTTCGGTCAAAAAACTGTCCATCGGTTTGCCATTCTTGTCTTTTACAATAGCAGCTATGCTAATGCGCAGAGGATCAGCCATTACTTCCTTCACCTCAAAAGTGATACCTTGGTCGGTCGCACTTACATTCACGGTTTGAGCGAAACCTTTTTTGGCTGCTTGCTCAATACCAGGGTCCCCGGACTTTTGAAGAATACTATTGCTCACAGGTGCTACAGGATCAGCCTTACCAATCGGGCTGTTCATAAAAGCAGCCTGGACATAACTAGCAAAGGTCGGGGAGACGAGCATACCTCCCGATACGACGATGGTGAATGCAGCGGCGGCAAGCGTCATTCTTTTCATGATCGTGATACTCCTTTGTTTCCACGCAGGTGGTTGATGTGAAGGGGTTACAGGGTTCAATACTCTCACAGGATGAGGGGAGAGCATCTGAATAATCTTTTGATCCATATTTGCTGAGAGGGAATCTTCCCACATCGTTTCTTCTGTTTGGTGCAGCTCATCGATCCATTGCTCTAGCTGGTGCTGGCAGTGTGTGCAATGATCGAGATGACTTTCGACATTTCGTTTGTTCACTGGTGATAAACGATCTTCCATGTAGGCGATCAGCTGTCTTTGCGTAAGGCAATTCAAAGCGGGGTACCCCCTTTTTTCTCCGGCTTGCTTAGCTGGTCTCGCAGCTTTTTCCTGGCATAGGAAAGGCGCATTCTGACAGTATCTACGGACAAAGATAGTTTGTTGCCGATCTCCCTGTAGCTTAAATGCTGGAGATAATGCAAATCGAGAATCGTCCTGTGGTTCTTGTCCAGTGTCATCATCTGCTGTCGCAAAGCATGACGCTGTTCTTTTTCCAGATAATCTTCCTCCGGGATCGGACATTCGTCTCTGACCTCGACATCCATCTCTGTTACGGAAGGCATCCGCTTTCGTTTCCGCAGCTCGTCAATCCCGCGATTGATCGCGATTCGATACAGCCAGGCAGAGAAGGAGTAGTTGGGTTTATAATCTGACAAACTGTAGTATGCCTTGATAAAAACCTCCTGCACCATGTCTTCGGCATCATGGGAGTGGTGGAGCGTGCGCCCAAGAATCGAAGCGATTTTTCCTTTGTATTTATTGACGATCAGAGCATAAGCCTCTTTATTTCCTTGAAGAACCTCCGCAATGACCTCTCGATCGTCCTGCATGTTTGTTACCTCCTTGCAAAAAGGTGCTGCGCAGCTTTCCTTTTTGGTGTTCACTACTATAGACGAAAACGAGGGTGCCCCCCTCTTAAACTTTTTCATAAAATTTGAAAATGACATAGGAAGAGGATGCCTCTCTTCGTTTGCTAGAAGGGCATCCTCTTGATCTATCACGTATGCCGCCATCACTTAAATGGAGCAGGAAATCTACATAAATTTGCAGTAATACTATAAGCACAGATGCTTCGAATTTCGTAAAGGAGTATATGACCTTGAGCCAAAACAACCATTCCATCGCGGTGATCTCCGACATACACAGCAACGCCTATGCATTGGAAGCAGTGCTGCACGACATTGATTCCCGCGGTATTCAAACCATTGTGAATTTAGGCGACACTTTATTTGGACCGCTTGATCCGATCAAAACGGCAGAGCTCTTAATGGAGCGATCTACGATCATCCACATCATGGGTAATTGTGACAGATATTTACTGGAAGAGCAAATGGAGTCCATTACTTTCAAATACGTAAAACCGTTGCTTACACCAGAAATTCTCAGTTGGATTGGGTCATTCCAAAAGCAATGGACCAAAGATGAGCTTTTGTTTTGCCATGGAACTCCTTTTGCCGATGATGTGTATTTATTGGAGAGTGTGGCTCCATATGGCATTGACGAGAAAAGCCCAAACGCGTTGATGATCGAGCTGACAGGTATCCAGCAAAAAGTCATTTTTTGCGGACATTCGCATGTGCCCAAATCCGTATGGC is from Brevibacillus brevis and encodes:
- a CDS encoding DUF4179 domain-containing protein, producing MEDRLSPVNKRNVESHLDHCTHCQHQLEQWIDELHQTEETMWEDSLSANMDQKIIQMLSPHPVRVLNPVTPSHQPPAWKQRSITIMKRMTLAAAAFTIVVSGGMLVSPTFASYVQAAFMNSPIGKADPVAPVSNSILQKSGDPGIEQAAKKGFAQTVNVSATDQGITFEVKEVMADPLRISIAAIVKDKNGKPMDSFLTEMIRRDNKEQVITIKDKQGNVLKPVESSANEDTRKPNEDWHNVMNVDTGYMSLDRDLRGYFDDISEIPDELIVEFNLKQLDDIKGNWKLSVPVDMKKAKAATKTHEINKTYTTPQGLKLDVKQMTFAPSGVEMVIDRSTTDNQRKEYSYVLVNEKGTVVAAWDSKAVIREANKQNNVIPYLKWDHSRSTENGTRDFHYFQPIDASQSLTFKLGSVYTEETAKLNAKLDVNRLEKKEVITADDQGDQFTFKKYQKDPNAVVDFEGYDGHHRVNDDGTTTKLEGYDLTFEATLSPDTAAMGPYQYWTITDETGKKYEDPDYLIDKTEYENGRAIFGGTIFLENLTTLPKQLIITSEKRMVEHKNVEWEVPIYAEK
- a CDS encoding RNA polymerase sigma factor, with protein sequence MQDDREVIAEVLQGNKEAYALIVNKYKGKIASILGRTLHHSHDAEDMVQEVFIKAYYSLSDYKPNYSFSAWLYRIAINRGIDELRKRKRMPSVTEMDVEVRDECPIPEEDYLEKEQRHALRQQMMTLDKNHRTILDLHYLQHLSYREIGNKLSLSVDTVRMRLSYARKKLRDQLSKPEKKGGTPL
- a CDS encoding metallophosphoesterase family protein, which translates into the protein MTLSQNNHSIAVISDIHSNAYALEAVLHDIDSRGIQTIVNLGDTLFGPLDPIKTAELLMERSTIIHIMGNCDRYLLEEQMESITFKYVKPLLTPEILSWIGSFQKQWTKDELLFCHGTPFADDVYLLESVAPYGIDEKSPNALMIELTGIQQKVIFCGHSHVPKSVWLPDGKLVVNPGSVGLPAYFEEAPYPHSMESKTPHAKYVTVKQQGSAWLVEHVLVPYDFEQAARKAEENGRRDYAYAIRTGRAEL